Within Paenibacillus albicereus, the genomic segment CCGATAAAATTCGTACAAATACTTGTACGTGTTTTTGTCATAGCTCGCGATGGCCGTGACGCCTCCAGATAATAGGGCTGACTGCATGTAGCCGGTGTAGTATCGATCTTCGATGGGATTGCTGCGCACGGTACGGGGATACCCGTCACTTCCAACCATGAAGAGCTCCGCCCGGTTGAACGTCGCCCATGGGGCAGCCAAAGCTCCATTCGCTGGATTATAGGCCCAGGAAGAGAGTTTCGTGTCGGCTCCAAAGTTGCTGTTGCCCCACTTGGTCCGATCCTCTGCCATCGTTTTCGCGCTGATCGGCACCGATACGAGCGGCTCAGGCTCCAAGCTTTCGGACGTGACGTCGAACGATACCTGCGGGGCATCGTTGATGACTTCAAAGTTAAAGTAGCCCGTGGCTTCCTTGCCGTAATCTTCTTTGACAAACACTTTGAATCGATACCGGCCGACTTTAGCCCCTTTGAAGTCAAACGTCTTGTCTGCTCCCATGGTGATGGCGACTTCGGGTTCCGAGTAGTTTCCGTCGTTATTCGCATCGTACCGATACGCGACTTGGTGTACCACGATGGCGTCTCCGTCCGGAGAGTAGCTGGTGTTTTTGAACGAGACGCTTGAATTCCGCAGAGCGGGACTCGGGAACTCAAGCTTCGGTACCGGAGGCATGTCTTCCAAGACGGTAAGCATCTTTTCAGCAGGTTGAAGCGACTTCAAGCCTAAGTTGTCATAGACATCCAGCTTGATCTTGTACTCGCCCGGCGTGTCGTAGATTTCTCTTACGCCAGACCACTCGTCCCGAGCATGGTCGATGGTCCTCCCTTTGATCGGACTGTAGCTATTATTGCCGTCAAACTTAGGGGAATAGGGCCGGTCTTCACGAATTTGTAATGGGCCATTGATGACCGGAATCGGATTCGGCGGCACGACATTGATGCTGGCGCATCCGCTGCCGGTAGCCCCCCACTGGTCACGGACGGTGGCGCAGATGGAGTAGAATCCATTCTGATCCATCGTGACGTTCGGGTACTCCCACATCATCGTTTCACCGCCGAATCGGTTCGGCAAATTCCGAATCCATTCACTGGTGCTTCCGGAGAAGTCGTAGCCTTCAAACGTCACGCTGTCCCCCTGGTCGGGATCCGAAAGGCTGAGCACGCTCAGGGTCAGGCGTTCATTCTGAGGCGTGGAGGAGACTGGTTTTGTCGGATCGCCGGAAGGGTCGATCCATCCGATTTTAAGGACCGGCGGGTTATTCTTGGCCGGCCCGGTAATGGTCAACGTCTTGGGGCCGACCTCAGCTTCCCCACAGCTGGTCTTGAGAATCATGTAGACCTGGAAAGTGCCGACACCTAGAAGGGACGGCCATTTCTCGAACGGATACGACGTCTCTGAGGAATAGTTGTAGTACGCCGGGCTTGTATACGTGAACATCCCTTGCTTAATCTCCCAGGTATGAGAAACATAAGTACATTTGTTGAGGACAAAGTCTTTCGGTTTCAAAGAAAAGGTGTCCCGATAAGCAATTTCCGGTTTTATGACGTCAAAATCGCCCGTGAAACTTTTAGACGCTTCCTCGTAGAAGAAGGAGAGGTATGCTTTAGGAACGGCTTTTGTCAAATGCACTTGTTGATCCGGCTTGCTCGTCGGGGTAGAGTCAAAAGCCGTATTCGAAAGATTAGATCCAACCAAGGTGCCGTAACTCGTCGTGGCAGGATACGTGTTCGAGTAAGGAAGCGGAGAAACTTCTAAGCTCTCCTCGTTTTTGGTGACGTAAGCTCCCGTCGGACCGGCTCGAACCATATGTCGGATGTTTACTTCGCCCGCTGCTGGATCTCCGCTTGACGTTTTTTTCTTGTAATAGAGGTTCAAGTTGTACGTGTCGAACAGTCCATTATACGTGAACTTGCTTGGACTGCCCGGCATGATTTCGCCTACAGGCGCATCACCCGTTGTACTTTTCTTGTTTCCCACGTATTCGTACTCTGCATGCGCCGGTGGACTTCCGGTAGGATATTGGTTTCCTACATTCATCCGATAACTTTGTGCAGGGAAGACATCATTGATTTTAGTTCCGTCCGTCAGATAATGATTGACGTTGACTTGTCCGTCGAGTTCGAACTCGAAGAGGACAGGGAAGAAGTACTTGTAGGCTTCGACTCCGTTACCACACGAAGCACAAGAGCCGTCCATTATTCTAGAATCGTAATGCTCTGGAGAGTCAAGATCGCCAATAACTATAAGGTCGAAAGTTACTGTAGAACTACCTATACCCTTAACATTTGTCCTAGAAGGTGTTCCACTTCTATCTTTCGTTACAGGGACATAACGAGAATAAAATGCCCAATTTCTTAAGTTGGGATCGTCTTTACTCCCGTTTTTAATATCCATACGAGAGTTATCGAAATAACTCGCATTTTCTCCCGAATACGCGAAAGGAAATACGTAGACAGCCTTTATTGAACGTCCGGGAAAGGAAAATTTATATACGTCACTAATTGTTCGATTCGTACCTCCCGGCTTATCCTGACCGTTCCATGTTCCTGCTGAATTAGACATAACTTCGTAAGAAAGGAACCCTACCCCATACCACTTATTCTTTTGAGCATTATATACAGGTTGAATATTAGCGCTACCGTCAATATCGGCGCTTACTATAGTGGGTGAGTATAACGGCAAAAGGTTTAATATAATTGCTACCACAATCAACTTTGACAGCCATTTCACCTTTTCCACCTCTATTTATTTCCAAGGATTGGCAATAACAAAAGCAGAGGTATTCATAGACATTTGAAAGAATACATATTCAGGATTTTTAACAGAGAAATCATTCCACGAGTAGTCCCCAACATTTAGTTTATCTGCGGAAGCCAGTTCTGGGAAATAAGCAACTACTGATTTGTCTCCAAGAGTTCGCATAGCTTTTACTTCTCCTCGGCTTCTACCTTTTTTCCCACTGTCCAAAAAAGAGAATATCATTGGAAAATTTCCGCGATATGTGGAATAAACCGCCAAAAATTTTTCCCCCTTCGTACTTACTGTCTTCTCCATTCTGAAATAAATCGTTCCACCTACGTTTACAGGAAGGTCTTTCTTCGACAATTTATAGATATCGACGTACTCGCCCTCTTTAAATGGATTCATAAACAGATAGGCTGATTTTTCAATGTACGCACTAAAGTCTTTTCCTTTGATTGGTGTACTGAGACTTTCCATCTTCGGGACATCCTTATTACCAATCCAAACAAACTGATTCGTGCTATCCCACTCTACCGCCTCCCCGAAGCTCTCCGAGATCGCCCGAATCGGGACCATCGTTGAGCCCGCAGAGATAAACGATGCCCCGATGCCTGACAGAGGTTTATCATTCACAACGACTCGCTTCGTTCCAATGGTAAGCTGAATCTTCCTGCCTTCCTTAGTGATGGTAACGTCTTTCCCCGAATAAGCCACCTTGGCTCCTAAGGTCTCCGATACGGCCCGGATCGGCACGAATACGGACCCGTCTTTGAGCTGCGCTTTGCCTCCAGGAGTCTCGATTTTTCTCGCGTTGTACAGCACCTCTACCTGCACCTTCGGCTTGATGACCGTATAGTCGAAGCCCGCGTAGGCACGATCAGCAAAGACGAACCCACTCCCGGCCAAGACAGACAAAGCAGCGACGCTTGAAACAGCTTTAAGTCCCGCTTTTTTTGTCCTCCCGGCCCGTTCAGTCCATCTTGCCTTTGCCATCCATGCTTTTGAGTTTTTCATCTTCTCCCACTCACCTTTCTCTGCTAGTTTCTATATGCGGTCGGCTTGCTTGCCGCTTGGAAAATCATTTGGGCTTCAAAAGCTTGTGTATTCCCTTCGCTCCTCCTCCTTTATCGGCAGATCGGAGAACCATGGACACGACTTCAAGGAAATCAAATCCAGAAAAAAGGCAAAAAACACCCGTCCGCGTCTTGCTTGTGCGAACGGGTGCTTCCCGTAGCTGCTCCTATGCAGTTGAACTCAGCGACTCGAATGCTCGATCGACAACGTGCTCGACGCGCTCTCCAGCTTGTCCCAGCCGTCCTGGGACAGCAGCTCCAGCTGCGCCTCGACGAGCGTGCGGAACCGCGTCCGATAAATGGACGCCTGCTTCTTGAGCTCCTCGACCTCGAGGCTCACCTTGCGCGACTTCATAAGCGAATCGTTGACGATGCGGTCCGCATTCTTCTCCGCTTCTTTGATGATGAGCTGGGCTTCCTTCTTGGCATTGCCCTTGACCTCGTCGGCCGCTTCCTGCGCCACGATGATCGTCTTGCTGAGCGTTTCTTCGATATTCGCGAAATGGTTCAGCTTTTCCTGCAGGTTGAGGATCTGGTTTTGCAGGTCCTTGTTCTCCCGGATCAGCGCCTCGTAATCCTTGATGACCTGATCGAGGAACTCGTTGACCTCGTCCTCGTCATACCCGCGAAGTCTCCGGCCGAACTCCTTGTTATGTATGTCCAATGGCGTCAGCGGCATTGGGGCACCTCCTGCTTGGTTGGATTCCTGATGTCTGGGCCGTCCATGGTGTGGCTTATTGATTTCGACAGGTAAAGGCATATTCCTGCAAAATTCACATGCCGCGAAAAAAAAGACGTCACTTCTACTATCGGCAGAAGACGCCATTTTCAACAGAGCCTTCATCCTGTAAAAAAAAGGATGACTCCCGCCTTGGATCGGAGCGGCGGGGTCATCGACACGCCAGTTTGGCGCCGTTTGCTGCTAGACGTATTTGCCCGCGCGCACGCGAATGCGGCCTTTCTTGGTGACGCCGTCGACCTCGAGCAGCTTGAACCGCCCCAGCCCCTGGATGGAGACGACGTCCCCTTCGCGCAGCGGCTTGGACGGGTCCTCCTCGGTGCGCCAGTTCACGCGGCATCGTCCCGCGCGGATCGGATCGACGATCTTGCTCCGGCTGATCCGATAGACGTCGCTGGCGATGCCGTCAAGCCGCAGCGAGGCGACGGTGAACGTCAGCTCGTCCATCTCCACGGCGACGGGCCGCAGCGACTCCAGCGGCTTGGCGGCAGTAAGCACGTTCACCCGGTGGACCTGGCGCAGATGGACGTTGAGAAAGTCCGCGATGTCCGCGGCCACGAGCAGCTGCGCGCCCTCCTCGCCCACGTGGATGTCGCCGATCCGGTCTCGCTTGATGCCGAGGCCAAGCACCGCGCCGAGGTAATCGCCGTGGTCGAGCTCCAGCCGCCCGCCGGAAGGAGCCTCGATATCCAGCACGACGATGGCGATGTCTTCCGCCTCCAGATAACGATACTCGGGAGCGATGAGCGCGCGACGGCGCTCCGCGCCCTCATAGCCGCCGTCGAGACGGATCGTCACCGCGGGCTCGCGATTGGCGAGCGACTGCAGGATGCTCTGCTGGCGCGGATCCAAAAAATCGGTCCGCTTGAGCTCATGAAGCTCCGCGGACCGCTCGATCCATTCCAGCACGCGGTCCACGAAGGGACGCTCTTCCGGAAGGAAATGATCGTAGAAACCGGACATGATCTAGCGCCCGATCAGGAAGTCCAGAACTCCGATCAGGCCGTACGCGACGAAACGAAGCGCGAACAGAGCGACGATCGGGCTGATGTCGAGCATGCCGCCGATCGGCGGGATGAAGCGGCGGAAGATGCTCAGGTAGGGCTCGACCAGCTTGCCCAGAAACTCGCCGATAAAGCTCTCGCGCGCGTTGGGCAGCCAGGAGAGCAGAATATAGCCGATAATCATGAAGCTGTAGATCGTCTCAAGCGTGTCGATGAGACGGACGTAGTCGAATCCCAACGGTTAGGTCACCTCATCTTTTTCTGAAGTCTTCGTCTGCTAGCATTTCCGTTATGGTGCCCTGAACATCGACCGAATCCGGCGTGCACAAGAAAATATTTGGACCGAGCTTGGAAATATGTCCGTTCAGCGCGTAGACCGTGCCGCTCAGGAAATCCACGATGCGCACGGCAAGATCGGTACGGACGCGCTGCAGGTTCACGATGACCGAGCGCCGGTTGCGCAGATGGTCCGCGATCTCTTGCGCTTCGTCGTAAGAACGCGGTTCGTTCAGCACGACCCGCATGTTTTTCTGGGAATGGATGCTGACGATGTTGCTGCCTTTGGATTGCTTACGCATCTCCGAAGGAGAGGTTTCAACTTCCTGCTCCTCCTGGTGCTGCACGGTCTCGCGCTCGATGATCTCTTCCTCGTCCTGCAGGCCGAGGAAATTCATGAATCGATTCATCACCTTCACACACGCTCCTCCTCATGGCCCACCAGGACGGTTCCGAGCCGCACCCGGGTGGCGCCTTCTTCAATCGCGATCTCAAAGTCGTTGGACATGCCCATCGACAGCTCGGCCAGCGGCTCCATGAACCACTCCCGAGCGTTGGCCTCGTCCCTCAGCTCCCGCAGCCGCCGGAATACCGGTCGGGTCGCCTCCGGCTCCTCCTCATGCGGCGCCATCGTCATCAAGCCGATCGGACGGACGCGCGGATAATCGCGCAGTCCTCTCGCCAGCTCCTCCAGTCCGGCCGGCTCCAAGCCGTGCTTGGACGCCTCGCCGGAAACGTTGACCTGGATGAAGCAAGGCACCTCGATCCCGAGCGAGGCGGCCTTGCGGTCGATCGCCTCCGCCAAGGAGAGCCTGTCCAGCGAGTGGATGTATGTAAACTTTCCTACGACGTCCTTGGCCTTGTTGGTCTGCAGCGAGCCGATGAAATGCCACTCGGGCCCAGTTCCTGCCCGCTCCGCTCCGTATTCCTCCGCCAGGGCCTCCCACTTGGCGCGGGCGTCCTGCCAGCGGTTCTCTCCGAGCTGGCGGCAACCTGCCGCCAGCGCCTCGCGCGTCCGCTCGAGCGATACATACTTGGTGACCGCGATGACGCCGACCTCGCGGGGATCCCTCCCTGCGCGGCGGCACGCCTCCGCGATCCTTCGATCTACCTCTGCCTTGCGCTCCTGGAGCGACATCGGCGTCACCTGCCCTTCATGCCGATCCAGCTCGCCATCCGTCCCGTCGCCCCTCCCTCCATCCGGTGGGAGAAGAACAGGTCGGTCCGGCAGCCGGTGCACCACTCCGAACATTCGATATGCGTCGGCAAAATTCCTGCTTTTATCATAATCTGTCGGTTCAGCTCTTTCAAGTCGAGCCGGCCGCGGTCCGGCGACGTCATCTCGATCGCCTCGGCCAGCGGGACGACTCCCGTCTCCGCCAGCTCTGCGAGCAGCGGCCGGACGCGCGCGAGCACCGGTTCATCCACCTCGTAGCAGCAGCTGCCGATCGAGGGGCCGATCGCCGCGCGGATGTCCGCCGGCATGCTGCCGTAGCGCTCCCCCATCGCCTCGACCATGCGGTGGGCGATCTCGAGCACAGTGCCTTTCCAGCCCGCATGGGCCAGCGCGACCGCCTCCCGGACCGGATCCCAGAAATAAAGCGGCACGCAGTCGGCATACAAGGAGACGAGCAGCACGCCGGGCTCATCGGTCATGAGCGCGTCGGTGTCCGGCACGGCCGTGGCACGGCTCGTCAAGCCCCGGCCCCCGTCCGCCGCACCGACCGCCTGGACCGCGCAGCCGTGCACCTGCTCGCCGCAGACGAACGACTGCTCCGGCCAGCCGAGAGCATCGATCAGCCGGCGACGGTTCTCGATGACGTCCTCGTCGCGATCGCCGACATGCAGGCCGAGGTTGAGCGATGCCCAGGCATCGCCGCTTGCCCCGCCGCTTCTTCCCGTGAAGCCGGCCGTCAAGCCGTCCTTTTCCTTTACCCAAGACTCCAATAAAAAAAGCGAAGCCTCCTTCGCCTCATCCCGTCTATGTCGCTGTACGAACGGCTCCATCCGAATCTCACCTCGTCGTCTAGTGTAGCACGGGCCGCGCCGTCCCCGCTACGGCTCCCGCCGCTGCAGCGGCTTCACCTGGATGTCGTCGTCCTCCAGATAGGTCTTCGCGCCGGTATTCTCCATGCGCACGAGCACGACGTCGGCTCCGATCTTGACGATGTTGCGCCAGGGGATGACGAGCTCGGTTCCGTTGCCGAACATGCCGAAAAACTTCGTGAAATGCGGCACGACGATCGATTCGATCCGCCCCTGACGAAGGTCGATCTCCATGTCGGTGATCTGGCCCAGACGCTTTCCGTCGACGATATTGATGACATCCTTCGTCTGAAAGTCGGAGATTTTCATAATCATGCGGCGCACTTCCCGTCCTAGGATGGTGTAAGGTCCCTTTCATGTATATGTTCCGGACGAGACGAACAGCCCTCCGGGCACGGAAAAAAAGGCGCCGATCGGCGCCCTTTGAGTTCTGAATCGCTCCTTTAGGTCTTCACATGCTTCTGCAGCTGCTGGATGGCCGACTTCTCGAGCCGCGACACCTGAGCCTGGCTGATGCCGATCTCGTCGGCGACCTCCATCTGCGTCTTGCCCTCGAAAAAGCGCATGGATAGAATCATCTTCTCGCGCTGGCCGAGCTTGTGCATCGCCTCGCGAAGCGCGATCTCCTCGATCCAGCCGACGTCCTTGTTGCGGTCGTCGCTGATCTGATCCATGACGTAGATCGGATCGCCCCCGTCGTGGTAGATCGGCTCGAACAGCGAGACGGGATCCTGGATCGCGTCGAGCGCGAACACGACATCCTCCTTGGGCACGCCGAGTGCCTCGGAAATCTCGAAGATCGTCGGCTCGCGGGAATTCTGGTTCGTCAGCGCGTCGCGCACCTGCAGCGCCTTGTAGGCGATGTCGCGCAGGGAACGGGAGACGCGGATCGGATTGTTGTCCCGCAAATAGCGCCGGATCTCGCCGATGATCATCGGCACGGCATAGGTCGAGAACTTGACGTTCTGGCCGAGGTCAAAATTATCGATGGCCTTCATCAGCCCGATGCAGCCGACCTGGAACAGATCGTCCACGAACTCTCCGCGATTGTTGAACCGCTGGATGACGCTGAGTACAAGCCGCAGGTTTCCATTTACGAGTTTCTCTCTGGCCGACCACTCGTTTTTCGTTTGAAGAGCGGTGAACAGCTCTCTCATTTCCACATTGGTTAGGACGGGGAGTTTGGCGGTATCCACTCCACAGATCTCGACTTTATTTCGGGTCAACGTGACTACCTCCCAAGGAGAAACATTAATAAGCATTATCTCCTCGGGCTTCATTTTTATTCCTGCCGCGAGCACCGCTCAAGTTCCCTCGCAGCCACCTGCAAACGCCTTCAGTCAAGCGCCGGAAGGGATTTTCTGGAGCATCGGGCGGGCAAAAAAAAGACCGGGGCCGAATAGCCCCGGCAACCGTCCGAAGGACGGCTCATTTTCCATAATAATTAAACGTGAAGTACTGGAAGCGGACCTTTTCGAACCGAGGGTCGGTCTGCTCGACGCCGCCACGGTAGACGACTCGGCGGGAAGCTTCGTCGTAGACGGCGACCGTCGGCCTGATCTCGGAATGGAAGCTGTCGTAAATCAGGCCGCCCTGCAGCCGTACGCTGCGCTGCTTGGTGGCGGACTGCTCGAGCGCCAGCGGCTCGGCTGCCGCAGCGCCCGTACGCGAATCGAGGAAGTGGATGACTGTCTTCTCCACATGCTCGTTGAAGGCATACAGCTTGCCCTCGTGCAGGCGGGGCTCCAGTCCTCGCTTGATGACATCAAGGCCCGCCTTGGGCAGGTCCCAGGTCTCGCCGCTGGCGTAGTCGTAGCCGATGAGCCGCCATTCCTTGAGGATCGGCTGCTGCGCGCGCTCGGTTTCCGCCCCGTCGTCATGCTTGAGCCGCTTCACATTCAGCATGACGATGCCGGAGCCGTCCATCGGACGCACCTCGTCAATCAGGCCCACGGTCGTCTCGAGCGACAGCTCGGTTTCCGGCACGCTGCGGAAAACTTCAACGGTGTCGACTCGTTCGCCGGAGGCGCTGTCGACGATATGGTCCTCGTAGATCCTCAGCGTCTGTCCGGCGCTTGCCGGCGGGTAATTGCCGCGAACGAGCAGATGGATCCGCCCGTTCTCCAGCTGAACGTCCACGATGCTCCGGTCATAGGAAGAAATGAAGGATCGCTGCGTGCCTGCCGGAAGCTGGAGCGGCAGCTCGAATGTGCGGACGCCGCCGCTCGCTCGGTCCAGCAGGCGCACGTCGATCATCGAGCGATTCTCGTCCACGTCGGCTCCGATGACCGTCTCGTCGTCCCGATAGTACGAGTCGTCGTTCTGATGGCCTTTCATGAAGGATCGATGGGCGACAATGAGCTCGTTGCGCTCGGAAAAATAATGGTCCGGGTCCATCAAGTCATGGAACGGCATGCTGAGGAACCGGCTTCCGGTCCGCTCCCTGCCGCCGTCTGCCGTCAAGCGGGCGCCGAGTCCCTCCAGCACGAAGCCGTCCATGACGGCGGCGTCCCCCGACTCTGTGGCCAGCCGGTACGGCGGCTTTCGATCCGCCGCGACTGCGGCCGCATATCCGATCAAGACAAGCGCGCTGAGCGCCGCGAGTCCAATGCTGTATCCGTATCTTTTCATAGCTCCTCCTTAGACCGAGACCTTGCCGCGCAGCAGCCGCCAGCCGAGCCAGAGGGCAAGCGCCGCGCTCGCGAGCAGCGCGCCGACGAAGAGCGCCAGAAGCTCGGTAGGGTAAAGAAAGGGGTTCGGCGAATCGGCTGTCCCCCACAGCCACGCCAGCAGGACGAACACGGCCGCCGTGCCGGCGATTCCGCCGAGCAGACCCTTGAACCGGTAGCTGCGCTCCAGCAGCACCGTCGTGAACAGCAGCAGCACGATGACGATGCCGACTCCGTACGTCAGCAGGAATTCCGTCAGCCGCACGGGGATGAAGAGGACGAGATCCGCGCTGCGGATGGAATCGACGAGCGTGCTCGTCAATCGCAGGCTTTCCGGCACCTGGACGTGGTACAGAATCATCTGTCCGGAGACGATGACGATCTGCCACGCGAACAGGACGAACACGAACGTCAGGATCGCCGCCAGCTTGGACAGATAGAGCAGGAAGCGCGGATGAGGCAGCATGAGCAGCCGAGCGGCGAAGCCGGCGCGGCCGAACCAATCCCGATACCAGATGAAAAAGACGCAGGCGGCGATGACGACGATGCAGCTGGCGATCGCGGCGCCCGTGACGCCGTCCATCTGATTGAGCAGCCCAGGCAAAGACAGCGGAGCATTGTACTGAAGGAACTCCTCAAGCGACGATCCGCTCTGCTCCATGGTGTTCTCGATCAAGGCGAGCTGCCGGGCCATGATGCTGGACAGTCCCCCGAGCTGAATCAGCGCGACGAGCGCCATCAAGCCGAGCAAGACGGCGCGGAACCGGCGGATTTCCAGATCCGTCAGCTTGAGCAGCGTAATCAGGTTCGTTTTCATCCCTGGTACACCTCCCTCATGACGTCGATGACCGACTTGCCCTCGTCTTCGCGCATCTGCTCGCAGTCGAAGTCGCGGACGACGCGTCCTCGATCCAGCAGCACCGCGTGGTCGATCAGATGCTCGATGTCGCCGATCTCATGCGTCGTGATGAGCACGCCCCGGTCTTCCACGAGCTGGCTCGTGAACACCTCGGCGATCAGCTCTCGGCTGAACAGGTCGATACCGGAGAACGGCTCGTCCATGAGCACGTAGTCGACGTCCTGCGCCATGCCGAGCACGAGGTTGAACTTCATCGCCGTGCCTTTGGACAGGCGGCCGATCTTCTCCCCCCGCTCCAGGCGGAAAAAGCTCATCAAATCCTCCGCTCTCGCCGAATTCCAGCGCGGATAGAAATCGGCCATGAGCTGCAGGCCGTCGCGCAGCCTCATCGAGCCCGGCATCGTCAGCCGATCGGGAATGAAGGCGATCGTGTTGTAGACGGCGGGCGAGATCGCCTTGCCGCCGATCCGGATGCTGCCGCCGTCGATCGGCGTCAGGCCCATGATGGCCTTCAGCACCGTCGACTTGCCGGCGCCGTTCAGGCCGATCAGGCTCGTGATCTGCCCTTTCTGCGCACGGAACGAAACGCCGCCCAGCACCTGCTTGCGCCGGTATTTCTTGCGGATGTCGCTGACCTCGATCATGGCTTGGGACCGCCTCCTCTCGGTTCCGCCGCAGCCTCGGGCTGAACGTACTTCTCGCGCACCAGCTCGACCAGCTCCTCCACTGGAGCGTCCAGACGGCGCACCGACTCGACGAACGCCTGGACCGCCTCGCCGAGCAGCTCGGAGCGGATGCTTTTCAGCGTCTTCGCATCGCTTGTGATCCGGCTGGGAGAATTGCCTTCCGTGACGATCAATTGCTGTTCCTCCATTTCCTTGTACGCCTTCTGCGCCGTGTTGGGATTGATCTTCATCCGCCCCGCCAGCTCCCTGCGCGAAGGCACGTTCTGTCCCGCCTGCAGCCAGCCGGTCGCGATCAGCTCCTTGAAATGCCGCACGACCTGCAGGTAGACCGGATCGCGGCTGTTCATGGCCAGCTCCGGCCATTCGTCGATGCTCATCTCACACCTCGTTTCTAAGTGTGTGTACTACGTAGTTCATACACGTTCTAACTGTATTATGCGCATCATACACTCGGCTGTCAACGGTTCGAAGAAAAAAAAGCGCCGCCCTCCTCAATGGGAAGGCGACGCTTTACGGGTTTGAAGCCGCATGGCTGGCTTTGGAGCCGGCTTGAATCGGGAGCCAGCAGAAGATGAGGAGCCCGTCCGCTTCAAGCGCCGTACGGCTGCAGCAGCCGGATCGGAGCGCCGTCGAGCCAGGCCTCGATGTCCTCGACCGCGTCCTCGAAATAGAGCCGATAATTGCGCTCCGTCACGTAGCCGATATGCGGCGTCGCCAGCACGTTGGGCAGCGTCCGGAAAGGATGGTCCTCCGGCAGCGGCTCGACGTCGAACACGTCCAGCCCCGCGCCGGCGATACGGCCCATGCGCAGCGCCTCGATCAGCGCCGGCTCGTCGACGATCGGCCCGCGGGACGTATTGATGAGGAAGGCATGGGGCTGCATCAGCCCCAGCTCGTCCGCTCCGATCAAGCCGCGGGTGCGGTCGCCCAGCACGAGATGCACCGAGACGAAATCGCTGCGCCTCAGCAGCTCCTCCTTGGAGGCGGCCAGCTCCGCCCCGGCCGCCTCGGCGCGCTCGGCGGTCAGGTTCGGGCTCCAGGCGAGCACGTCCATGCCGAAGGCGAGTCCGATCTCGGCGACCCGGGAGCCGATCTTGCCGAGGCCGAGCAGCCCGAGCGTGCGGCCGCTCAGGTCGGAGCCGATCGTGCTCTGCCATGGGCCGCCGCTGCGCAGCGCGTCGTTCTCGGCGCGGATGTGGCGGGCGAGCCCGAGCAGCAGCGCCCAGGTGAGCTCGATCGGAGCTTCCGACGAGCCGCGCGTGCCGCTCACCGCGATGCCGAGCCGCGCGGCCGCCTCGAGATCGATCGAGGCGTTGCGCATGCCGGTCGTGACGAGCAGCTTGAGCTTGGGCAGGCGCGCCAGCAGCTCCTCGCGGAACGGCGTGCGCTCCCGCATGATGACGATGATCTCCTCGTCCCGGAGCAGCTCTGCCAGCTCGTCCGCACGATCATGATGCT encodes:
- a CDS encoding GntR family transcriptional regulator encodes the protein MSIDEWPELAMNSRDPVYLQVVRHFKELIATGWLQAGQNVPSRRELAGRMKINPNTAQKAYKEMEEQQLIVTEGNSPSRITSDAKTLKSIRSELLGEAVQAFVESVRRLDAPVEELVELVREKYVQPEAAAEPRGGGPKP
- a CDS encoding ATP-binding cassette domain-containing protein; protein product: MIEVSDIRKKYRRKQVLGGVSFRAQKGQITSLIGLNGAGKSTVLKAIMGLTPIDGGSIRIGGKAISPAVYNTIAFIPDRLTMPGSMRLRDGLQLMADFYPRWNSARAEDLMSFFRLERGEKIGRLSKGTAMKFNLVLGMAQDVDYVLMDEPFSGIDLFSRELIAEVFTSQLVEDRGVLITTHEIGDIEHLIDHAVLLDRGRVVRDFDCEQMREDEGKSVIDVMREVYQG
- a CDS encoding D-2-hydroxyacid dehydrogenase family protein, whose protein sequence is MKKKCTILDDYQEAALRCGDWSRLSDRIELSVLAEHHDRADELAELLRDEEIIVIMRERTPFREELLARLPKLKLLVTTGMRNASIDLEAAARLGIAVSGTRGSSEAPIELTWALLLGLARHIRAENDALRSGGPWQSTIGSDLSGRTLGLLGLGKIGSRVAEIGLAFGMDVLAWSPNLTAERAEAAGAELAASKEELLRRSDFVSVHLVLGDRTRGLIGADELGLMQPHAFLINTSRGPIVDEPALIEALRMGRIAGAGLDVFDVEPLPEDHPFRTLPNVLATPHIGYVTERNYRLYFEDAVEDIEAWLDGAPIRLLQPYGA